GTATCTCGTCTGTACCGACGGCCTCACGGATCCGGTGCCGGAGGAGACGATCGACGGAGTGCTGCGGGAGTACGACGACGGACGGGCCGCCTTCGAGCTGTGGAAGGCGGCCATCACCGCGGGCGGGCCCGACAACATCACACTCGCCGTCGTACGCGTCGCCGACGACTGAGCGCTCCGCCGGAAGTCCGTGTGCCACCTGTGGCGGAGCCGCACAGGGACTCCCGCCCGCCGCCCTGGCGTCAGGCTCCCGCCCGCCCCAGCTTCGCCAGCGCCCCGTCCGTCAGCCGGTACACCGTCCACTCGTCCTGCGGGCGGGCGCCCAGCGCCTCGTAGAAGTCGATCGACGGGCGGTTCCAGTTCAGGACCGACCACTCCAGGCGCTCGTAGCCGCGTTCGACGCAGATGCGGGCCAGTTCGGTGAGCAGGGCCTTGCCGTGTCCGGAACCACGGGCCTCCGGGCGGACGTAGAGGTCCTCCAGGTAGATGCCGTGCACGCCGCGCCAGGTGGAGAAGTTCAGAAACCACAGGGCGAAACCGACGACCTCGCCCCCGTCCTCCTCCGCGATGTGCGCGAACGCCGCCGGGCGCTCGCCGAACAGCGCCTCGCTCAGCTGCTCCGGCGTGGCCCGCGCCTCGTCCGGTGCCTTCTCGTAGTCGGCCAGTTCGCGGATCAGGGTGTGGATGACGGGGACGTCGGCGCGGGTCGCGGTGCGGATCATGGGCGCAGTGTCACACACACGGGGCGGGACCCAGAAGGCCCCGGCCCACCCCTTGGGACGCGACCGCTCCCGCTCGACTCCGCCTGGCCGCAGGGCCCCTCAGTGCCGCCCCGCCACCCGGTCCGCGATCTGCGCCAGCTTCGACGACTGGGCGCTGTGCGTGGTCAGTTCGCGGCGGTCCGCCGTGCGGTACGTGGCGTACATCCCGTGCACGCCGAGCCAGCGCAGCGGCTCGGGTTCCCATTTGCGCACCCGGTGGTTGACCCACGGGAGCCCGGTCAACTCGGTGGCGCCCGACTGACCCGAATCCTGCTGGACCAGGTCGCGGAGCGTGCGCGCGGCGAGGTTCGTGGTGGCGACGCCCGAGCCGACGTAACCGCCCGCCCAGCCCAGGCCCGTCGAGCGGTCCAGGGTGACCGTGGCGCACCAGTCGCGCGGCACGCCGAGCACCCCCGACCAGGCGTGGGTGACCTTCAGCCCGGCGAGCTGCGGGAAGAAGCGGACCAGGATCTCGTGCAGCGCCTCGATGGTGGCGGGTTGGGTGCGGCCGTCGTTGTCCGTACGCGAGCCGAAGCGGTACGGGATCCCGCGGCCGCCGAGCGCGATGCGGCCGTCGGCGGTGCGCTGTGCGTACATGTACGCGTGCGCCATGTCGCCCAGCGTCTCGCGCCCCTCCCAGCCGATCTCCGCCCACTGCTCGTCGGTCAGCGGCTCGGTCGCGATCATCGAGGAGTTCATGGGGAGCCAGGTGCGCTTCTGGCCCTTGAGCGAGGCCGTGAAACCCTCCGTGCAGCGCAGGATGTACGGCGCGCGGACCGTTCCGTACGGCGTCACCGCGTGCTTCGGGCGGATCTCCGTGACCGGGGTCTTCTCATGGATCGTCACACCGAGCGCCTCGACGGCCGCGGCGAGGCCCTTGACCAGTTTCACCGGGTGCAGCCGCGCCCCGTGCGGGGTCCAGGTCGAGCCGACCGTGTCCGCGATCCGGATCCGCTCGCCGGTCTCGCGGGCGCCGTACAGCTCGCGGTCCTTCTCGCCGTACGACAGTTCGTGCTCGTGGAACGCCTTCAGCCGGGCCAGTTGCGCGGGCGTGTACGCCACCTCCAGGACGCCGCCGGCGTGCACGTCCGCGTCGATGCCCGCCTCCTCGGTGACCCGTACGACCTCGGCGACCGTCTCGTTCATCGCCTTCTGCAGACGTACGGCGGCCTCGTGGCCGTGCAGCTTCGCGTACCGGTCACGGCCCGCGATGCCGTTGTAGAGCCAGCCGCCGTTGCGCCCGGAGGCGCCGTAGCCGCAGAACTTCTGCTCCAGCACGGTGATGCGCAGGAAGGGCGCCGTCTTCTTCAGGTAGTACGCGGTCCACAGACCGGTGTAGCCGCCGCCGACGATCACCACGTCGGCGGACGCGTCCCCGGCGAGGGGCTCACGCGGGGTGGGAAGGCCGTCGTCCGCGTACCAGAAGGAGATGCCGCCGTTGACGACGCCGCTCACTGCGCTGCTCATGCGCCGGACGTTAACTCCTGAGGGCGGCCAGTGTCTCCTTCGGATTCCATGGTTTTCCGCGGCCCCGGGTCAGCGGACAGCAGGCGAGACCGATCAGCACGGCGATGAAATGCCCGAAATCGGTGAAGGTGGGCGAGGCGGCCAGGGGGATGGCGAAGACGAGCAGGACGGCCGCCAGATACGCGTAACGCCAGGGCACGGCGATCCGGTACGTGAGCACACCGATCACCCCGGCCAGCGCGTAACTCACCCCGATGTCGAGCCTGTTGACCGCGGAGAACGGTGCGAGACCGTCGTGGATCGCGCGCAGCAGCGCGCCCTCGCTGACGAGCGTGGCCAGCACATGCGCGGCGGCGCAGACGGCCAGCCAGCGCACGGTGCCCAGCCAGCGCTCCGCCTGCGCGTGGAAGACCGTGTAGAGCACGGCGTACGGCAGCCAGCGCCCGCCGGCTGTCCACATCGCGCTGGTGATGAACGCGCGCAGGGGGTTGGACGACAGTTCGTGGATGTTGGTCGACCGCCGGCGCAGGAAGTTCTGCTCGAACTCCGGCGACATGTGGTGCAGGGCGACGGTGGTGACGAACAGGATCAGCAGCCAGACGTAGGTCCCCGGGGCGCTGCGGACGTATGCCGCCGCCGCCCCGAGGGCGCCCTTTAACCGCATGACCCGGTTCACACACGCAAGTATGGTCGGGGAGATGATCGACGTGCCTGGTGAGCTGGTCGCTTCACAGGAGAGATTCAACGGGGACGCGGGGCGGGCGTTCGTCGCGGACCTGCCGCGGCGGGCGGCGGAGTTCCTGGAGCGGTGGCGGCTACGGGTGGACGGACCGCCGATGTACGGCATGTGCGCGCTGGTCCTGCCGGTGGTGCGGGCCGCCGGGACGCCGGCCGTGCTCAAGCTCCAGTTCCTTGACGAGGAGAGCGCGGGTGAACCGGTCGCGCTGCGCGTCTGGGACGGCGACGGGGCCGTACGGCTGCTGGAGTACGACGCCGTCACGGGCAGCCTGCTGCTGGAACGCCTCGACGAGACCCGCATGCTGACGTACGTCCCCGACTCCCGGGCGGCCGCCCTGGTCATCGCCCGGCTGCTGGCCCGGCTGACGTCCGTACCGGCACCGGAGGGAATGCGGCGGCTCGGCGACATCGCGCAGGCGATGCTGGACGAGGCCCCGCGGGCGCTGGAGCGGATCCCCGGCCCGGCGGACCGCCGTCTGCTCGCGGACTGCGCGGCCGCCGTGCGCGAGGTGGTCTCCGAGCCCGGTGACCGCCTCCTGCACTGGGACCTGCACTACGACAACGTCCTGGCCGCCGACCGGGAGCCCTGGCTCGCCATCGATCCGAAGCCGCTCGCGGGCGACCCCGGCTTCGAACTCTTCCCGGCCCTGGACAACCGCTTCGAGCCGGACGACATCGTCTGGCGCTTCGACGCCATGACCGAGGTCCTGGGCCTGGAGCGGGAACGGGCCCGGGCCTGGACC
The Streptomyces sp. CGMCC 4.7035 DNA segment above includes these coding regions:
- a CDS encoding NAD(P)/FAD-dependent oxidoreductase, with protein sequence MSSAVSGVVNGGISFWYADDGLPTPREPLAGDASADVVIVGGGYTGLWTAYYLKKTAPFLRITVLEQKFCGYGASGRNGGWLYNGIAGRDRYAKLHGHEAAVRLQKAMNETVAEVVRVTEEAGIDADVHAGGVLEVAYTPAQLARLKAFHEHELSYGEKDRELYGARETGERIRIADTVGSTWTPHGARLHPVKLVKGLAAAVEALGVTIHEKTPVTEIRPKHAVTPYGTVRAPYILRCTEGFTASLKGQKRTWLPMNSSMIATEPLTDEQWAEIGWEGRETLGDMAHAYMYAQRTADGRIALGGRGIPYRFGSRTDNDGRTQPATIEALHEILVRFFPQLAGLKVTHAWSGVLGVPRDWCATVTLDRSTGLGWAGGYVGSGVATTNLAARTLRDLVQQDSGQSGATELTGLPWVNHRVRKWEPEPLRWLGVHGMYATYRTADRRELTTHSAQSSKLAQIADRVAGRH
- a CDS encoding rhomboid-like protein, encoding MRLKGALGAAAAYVRSAPGTYVWLLILFVTTVALHHMSPEFEQNFLRRRSTNIHELSSNPLRAFITSAMWTAGGRWLPYAVLYTVFHAQAERWLGTVRWLAVCAAAHVLATLVSEGALLRAIHDGLAPFSAVNRLDIGVSYALAGVIGVLTYRIAVPWRYAYLAAVLLVFAIPLAASPTFTDFGHFIAVLIGLACCPLTRGRGKPWNPKETLAALRS
- a CDS encoding GNAT family N-acetyltransferase encodes the protein MIRTATRADVPVIHTLIRELADYEKAPDEARATPEQLSEALFGERPAAFAHIAEEDGGEVVGFALWFLNFSTWRGVHGIYLEDLYVRPEARGSGHGKALLTELARICVERGYERLEWSVLNWNRPSIDFYEALGARPQDEWTVYRLTDGALAKLGRAGA
- a CDS encoding aminoglycoside phosphotransferase family protein, translated to MVGEMIDVPGELVASQERFNGDAGRAFVADLPRRAAEFLERWRLRVDGPPMYGMCALVLPVVRAAGTPAVLKLQFLDEESAGEPVALRVWDGDGAVRLLEYDAVTGSLLLERLDETRMLTYVPDSRAAALVIARLLARLTSVPAPEGMRRLGDIAQAMLDEAPRALERIPGPADRRLLADCAAAVREVVSEPGDRLLHWDLHYDNVLAADREPWLAIDPKPLAGDPGFELFPALDNRFEPDDIVWRFDAMTEVLGLERERARAWTLGRVLQNSLWATKAGRPLPPDHLEIARSLRG